The proteins below are encoded in one region of Meriones unguiculatus strain TT.TT164.6M chromosome 18, Bangor_MerUng_6.1, whole genome shotgun sequence:
- the Map1a gene encoding microtubule-associated protein 1A isoform X1, translating to MATEAGTARPGSVAMETTRELGLQSPGTSPAQKPAEPLCGAGAAVAAARWDLRKYSMLIVIGDIGTESQLRAVRAHLEQGILSWNIDLSSFDLDQQLKLFITRHLAHFSSEVKGQRTLCHKSDTLESTILVNPSADSISSEVHHLLSSPSAHKLLILSGQTLEPEGDLILQSGTYSYQNFARVLHNPEIAQLLSNRDPGIQAFLTVSCLGEGEWSHLGLSSCQETLRLQLNPEPVLPTMDGVAEFSEYVSETVDVPSPFDLLEPPTSGGFLKLSKPCCYIFPGGRGDSALFAVNGFNILVDGGSDRKSCFWKLVRHLDRIDSVLLTHIGADNLPGINGLLQRKVAELEEEQSQGSSSYSDWVKNLISPELGVVFFNVPDKLRLPDTSRKAKRSIEEACLTLQYLNRLGIQAEPLYRVVSNTIEPLTLFHKMGVGRLDMYVLNPVKDSKEMQFLMQKWSGNSKAKTGIVLANGKEAEISVPYLTSITALVVWLPANPTEKIVRVLFPGNAPQNKILEGLEKLRHLDFLRYPVATQKDLAAGAVPTNLKPSKIKHRADSKESLKAAPKTAVSKLAKREEVLEEGAKEARSELAKELAKTEKKGKEQSEKPPEKPSKPERVRTESSEALKAEKRKLIKDKVGKKHLKEKISKLEEKKDKEKKEIKKERKELKKEDGRKEEKKDAKKDEKRKDTKPEVKKFSKPDLKPFTPEVRKTLYKAKAPGRIKMDKGRAARGEKELSSEPRTPPAQKGAAPAPPVSTHRESALSSPEDLTQDFEELKREERGLLAEQRDTGEKPLLVDTTEILQGSPSTAIQAAQPSVPGLEQEEQVIRENEVVPDLPKDTGKAPDSGAETEKEKETWEEKKQREAEKIPESTEARDESEPEVKEDVIEKAELEEMEEAHPSDEDEEETKAESFYQKHMQEALKVIPKGRDTLGGRELGSQGKVPEKETSSFLSSLATPAGATEHVSYIQDETIPGYSETEQTISDEEIHDEPDERPAPPRFPTSTYDLSGPEGPGPFEASQAADSTVLATSSKTYGAPETELTYPPNMVAAPLAEEEHVSSATSITECDKLSSFATSVAEDQSAASLTAPQTEETGKSSLLLDTVTSIPSSRTEATQGLDYVPSAGTISPTSSLEEDKGFKSPPCEDFSVPGESEKKGEAVGRGLTEEKAVGKEEKNVTASEKLSSQYAAMFGAPGHALHPGEAALGEVEERCLSPDDSTVKMASPPPSGPPSATHTPFHQSPVEEQSEPQDFQEESWGDTKHTPGVVKEHAEEQTVKPGPEEGILEEGKAPLSRSPQAQDAPVSIVGGQSPQAQDAPVSIVGGQSPQAQDAPVSIVGGQSPQAQDAPVSIVGGHAGCTIQLLPEQDKAVVFETGEAGPILGAGTLPGEASALLEEPGKSQRDDVLRFTDQSLSPEDAESLSVLSVVSPDTAKQEATSRSPCSLKEQHLHKDLWPMVSPEDTQSLSFSEESPSKETSLDISSKQLSPESLGTLQFGELSLGKEEKGPLMKAEDISCHLAPVSIPEPLVAAVSPPTEEAAGEANVTDESPAGKLPGSPFSHSPPSGDKRASPGSEVMGPAGHAMTSDSSLTKSPESLSSPAMEDLAMEWESKAPGLKDRTAEQKEKELGMKDETLQQGQILQERVAAVEQDSVAHRKDGALDEKSKPGEQQGETSGQKGRGLDQQDVAVELDKGPEPKDKDLEREDQASEQKGTDLRKTQTTEPEAREQKHRELGKIDKVVELKDKTPQEKDRILEQKGKTPEHIIPEPTQTQRAPEQKSEANKEQKDEASEEKGKVLEQKDWALGKQGAALDQESRVAEQKDGTLKEDKEQKSSFLEDKTTTLKETILDQKTPEKAKAVEQQDETALEKTRALGLEESPVQRGKAQEQEEKYWKEEEEEEEDVGHRWRETSPDREEPVGGQKEPVPAWEGKSPEQEVRYWRDREISLQQDAYWRELSCERKVWFPHELDGQGARPRYSEERESTFLDEGAEEQEASSLQHTPRSPWASDFKDFQEPLPQKGLEVERWLAESPVGLPPDEEDKLTRSPFEIISPPSSPPEMTGQRVPPAPGQESPVPDTKPAPPLRNEPTTPSWLAEIPPWVPKDRPLPPAPLTPAPAPPTPAPEPHTPVPFSWGTAEYDSVVAAVQEGAAELEGGPYSPLGKDYRKAEGEREGEGGAGAPDSGTFGSKVPEASSTTRDTEETEPEQREPTPYPDERSFQYADIYEQMMLTGLGPACPTREPPLGAPGDWPPRLSTKEEAVGRHTPSEKEPSSPVSPKRLQYDTPSFSYAALAGPTVPPRQEPAPNVESSLTPPAVPPRAPISLSKDPSPPLNGSTVSCSPDRRTPSPKELGRGHWNDGTSDSDLEKGAREQPEKEAQSPSPQYPMPVGHPSLWPETEAHTSLSSDSHLGPARPSLDFPASAFGFSSLQPAPPQLPSPAEPRSAPCGSLAFSGDRALALVPGTPTRTRHDEYLEVSKAPSLDSSLPQLPSPSSPGAPLLSNLPRPASPALSEGSSSEATTPVISSVAERCFPPGLEAAEQGSGELGPGMAPAAHSLWDLTPLSPAPVASLDLAPAPSLPGDKDDTIVPYHLECSGELTKKPSPFDSPSGDRAANGPGETSPKPPGLATAKAEKEEAVARPAWERGSWPEGAERSSRPDTLFSSEQPLHLGKSSGGPPCSLSPEVESGPQGCATEPRPRCGELSPSFLNPPLPPTTDDSDLSTEEARLVGKGGRRRAGRPGPTGGPCPMADETPPTSGSDSGSSQSDSDVPPETEECPSITAEAALDSDEDGDFLPVDKAGGISGTHHPRPGHDPPPAPQPDPRPSPPRPDVCMADPEGLSSESGRVERLREKGQGRLGRRAPGRAKPASPARRLDVRGKRSPTPGKGPVDRTARALPRPRSTPSQVTSAEEKDGHSPMSRGLVNGLKAGSTASGSKGGSGPPVYVDLAYIPNHCSGKTADLGFFRRVRASYYVVSGNDPANGEPSRAVLDALLEGKAQWGENLQVTLIPTHDTEVTREWYQQTHEQQQQLNVLVLASSSTVVMQDESFPACKIEF from the exons GCCAGAGGACCCTCTGCCACAAGAGTGACACCCTAGAGAGCACCATCCTAGTCAACCCGAGTGCAGACAGCATCAGCTCAGAG GTGCACCATCTTCTTAGTAGCCCATCAGCACACAAACTTCTGATCTTGAGTGGACAAACTTTAGAGCCGGAGGGAGACCTTATCCTACAGAGTGGTACCTATTCCTATCAAAACTTTGCCCGGGTCCTTCACAATCCTGAG ATTGCCCAATTGCTCAGCAATAGAGACCCTGGGATCCAGGCCTTCCTTACTGTTTCCTGCTTAGGGGAGGGTGAGTGGAGCCACCTGGGATTGTCCAGTTGCCAAGAGACCTTGCGCCTCCAGCTAAATCCTGAGCCTGTGTTGCCCACCATGGATGGTGTGGCCGAGTTCTCCGAGTATGTCTCTGAGACCGTGGACGTGCCCTCCCCGTTTGACCTGCTTGAACCCCCGACCTCGGGAGGCTTCCTCAAGCTCTCCAAGCCTTGCTGCTACATCTTCCCTGGCGGCCGCGGGGACTCCGCTCTCTTTGCTGTCAACGGCTTTAACATCCTGGTGGATGGGGGCTCGGACCGCAAGTCCTGCTTCTGGAAGCTGGTGCGGCACCTGGACCGCATCGACTCCGTGCTGCTCACACACATCGGGGCTGACAATCTGCCGGGCATCAACGGGCTCCTGCAGCGCAAGGTggcagagctggaggaggagcAGTCCCAGGGCTCCAGCAGCTACAGCGACTGGGTGAAGAACCTCATCTCCCCTGAGCTTGGAGTTGTGTTCTTCAACGTGCCCGATAAGCTTCGGCTGCCTGACACCTCCCGGAAGGCCAAGCGCAGCATTGAGGAGGCCTGTCTCACTCTTCAGTACCTGAACCGCCTAGGCATCCAGGCCGAGCCTCTCTATCGTGTCGTCAGCAACACCATTGAGCCACTGACCCTCTTCCACAAAATGGGTGTGGGTCGGCTGGACATGTATGTCCTCAACCCTGTCAAGGACAGTAAGGAGATGCAGTTCCTCATGCAGAAGTGGTCGGGCAATAGTAAAGCCAAGACAGGCATCGTGCTGGCCaatgggaaggaggcagagatcTCCGTCCCCTACCTGACCTCCATCACAGCTCTGGTGGTCTGGCTCCCAGCCAACCCGACTGAGAAGATTGTGCGTGTGCTTTTCCCAGGAAATGCTCCCCAGAACAAGATCTTGGAGGGCCTGGAAAAGCTTCGGCACCTGGACTTCCTGCGATACCCTGTGGCAACACAAAAGGACCTGGCTGCTGGGGCTGTGCCTACCAACCTGAAACCCAGCAAAATCAAACATCGGGCTGACAGCAAGGAGAGCCTTAAAGCTGCTCCCAAGACAGCTGTGAGCAAGCTGGCCAAACGGGAGGAAGTGTTAGAAGAGGGAGCCAAGGAGGCCCGCTCAGAGCTGGCCAAGGAGTTAGCCAAGacggaaaagaaaggaaaagaacagtCTGAGAAGCCCCCAGAAAAACCCTCCAAGCCGGAGAGGGTAAGGACAGAGTCGAGTGAAGCGCTGAAGGCTGAGAAGCGAAAGCTGATCAAGGACAAAGTGGGGAAGAAGCACCTGAAAGAAAAGATCTCCAAGCTGGAGGAGAAAAAGgacaaggagaaaaaggagatcaagaaggaaaggaaggaactcaagaaggaggatggaaggaaggaagagaaaaaggatgccaagaaggatgaaaagagaaaagatacCAAACCTGAAGTAAAGAAATTCTCCAAACCAGACCTGAAGCCTTTTACCCCTGAGGTCCGTAAGACCCTCTATAAAGCCAAGGCCCCTGGGAGGATCAAGATGGACAAAGGCCGAGCTGCCCGTGGGGAaaaagagttgtcttctgagcccCGGACTCCCCCAGCCCAGAAAGGGGCTGCGCCAGCCCCACCTGTCAGTACACACAGAGAGTCAGCCTTGTCCTCACCAGAGGACCTCACGCAGGACTTTGAGGAGTTGAAGCGTGAGGAGAGAGGTTTGCTGGCTGAACAAAGGGACACAGGCGAGAAACCACTTCTTGTAGATACTACAGAGATACTACAGGGGTCCCCAAGCACGGCCATCCAGGCAGCACAACCCTCCGTCCCAGGACTTGAGCAAGAAGAACAAGTGATAAGGGAGAACGAGGTTGTCCCAGACCTTCCCAAGGATACAGGGAAAGCCCCAGACTCAGgggctgagacagagaaagagaaagaaacctgggaggaaaagaagcagagagaggcagagaagatcCCAGAAAGCACTGAGGCCAGGGACGAGAGTGAACCTGAGGTAAAGGAGGATGTGATAGAAAAGGCTGAGTTAGAAGAAATGGAGGAGGCTCACCCATcagatgaggatgaggaagagacaaAGGCTGAGAGTTTTTATCAAAAACATATGCAGGAGGCCTTAAAGGTAATCCCAAAGGGCAGAGATACTCTCGGGGGCCGGGAACTGGGATCCCAGGGCAAGGTGCCTGAGAAGGAGACGTCATCATTCCTAAGCAGCTTGGCCACACCTGCTGGAGCCACTGAGCATGTCTCCTACATTCAGGACGAGACAATCCCGGGATACTCAGAGACTGAGCAGACCATCTCAGACGAGGAGATCCATGACGAGCCAGACGAACGCCCAGCCCCGCCCAGATTTCCTACAAGTACCTATGACCTCTCTGGGCCTGAAGGTCCTGGTCCCTTTGAAGCCAGCCAGGCGGCAGACAGCACTGTTCTCGCCACCTCTAGCAAAACTTACGGGGCACCTGAGACTGAACTCACCTATCCCCCTAACATGGTCGCTGCCCCTTTGGCCGAAGAGGAACACGTGTCTTCTGCCACATCCATCACTGAATGCGACAAGCTCTCTTCCTTTGCCACATCGGTGGCGGAGGACCAGTCTGCGGCTTCACTCACAGCTCCCCAGACAGAGGAGACAGGCAAGAGCTCCTTGCTGCTCGACACGGTCACAAGTATCCCCTCTTCCCGCACCGAGGCCACTCAGGGCTTGGACTATGTGCCATCAGCTGGCACCATCTCACCCACCTCTTCACTGGAAGAAGATAAGGGCTTCAAGTCCCcgccctgtgaggatttctccgtGCCCGGCGAgtcagagaagaaaggagaggctgTCGGGAGAGGCTTGACTGAGGAGAAGGCtgtgggaaaggaagagaaaaatgtaaCAGCATCCGAGAAACTGTCCAGTCAGTATGCTGCCATGTTTGGTGCCCCTGGACATGCCCTACACCCAGGGGAAGCAGCCCTTGGAGAAGTGGAGGAACGGTGCCTCAGCCCAGATGACAGCACAGTGAAGATGGCATCTCCTCCACCATCTGGCCCACCCAGTGCCACCCACACACCCTTTCATCAGTCCCCAGTGGAAGAACAGTCTGAGCCTCAAGACTTTCAAGAAGAATCCTGGGGAGACACAAAGCATACTCCAGGTGTGGTCAAGGAACATGCTGAAGAGCAGACAGTCAAGCCAGGGCCTGAGGAGGGCATACTAGAAGAGGGGAAAGCACCTCTTTCCAGGAGCCCCCAAGCCCAGGATGCTCCTGTCAGCATTGTTGGGGGTCAGAGCCCCCAAGCCCAGGATGCTCCTGTCAGCATTGTTGGGGGTCAGAGCCCCCAAGCCCAGGATGCTCCTGTCAGCATTGTTGGGGGTCAGAGCCCCCAAGCCCAGGATGCTCCTGTCAGCATTGTCGGGGGTCACGCTGGCTGCACCATTCAGCTGTTGCCAGAACAAGACAAAGCAGTAGTGTTTGAGACTGGAGAGGCAGGTCCAATTTTAGGAGCAGGAACCCTTCCTGGAGAAGCCAGTGCACTGCTTGAAGAACCTGGTAAATCTCAGAGAGATGACGTACTTCGGTTCACTGATCAAAGCCTTTCCCCTGAAGATGCAGAGTCCCTGTCTGTCCTCAGTGTAGTCTCCCCAGACACTGCCAAACAAGAAGCCACGTCCAGGTCTCCCTGTAGCCTGAAAGAGCAGCATCTACACAAAGACCTTTGGCCAATGGTATCCCCAGAGGACACCCAGTCACTTTCTTTCTCAGAAGAGAGTCCTAGCAAGGAGACCTCTCTGGATATCTCTTCTAAGCAGCTCTCTCCAGAAAGCCTCGGCACCCTCCAGTTTGGAGAACTAAGcctaggaaaggaagaaaaggggccTTTGATGAAGGCTGAAGACATCTCTTGCCACCTGGCTCCTGTGTCTATTCCAGAGCCCCTTGTTGCTGCAGTGTCACCTCCCACAGAGGAGGCTGCTGGAGAGGCAAATGTCACAGATGAGAGCCCTGCTGGAAAATTACCTGGTagtcctttctctcactctccacCATCAGGTGATAAGAGAGCCTCACCTGGGTCTGAGGTCATGGGCCCTGCTGGACATGCTATGACATCTGATAGCTCCCTCACCAAGAGTCCTGAGTCTTTGTCAAGTCCTGCCATGGAGGACCTTGCCATGGAATGGGAAAGTAAAGCTCCAGGGCTGAAAGACAGAACTGCCGAGCAAAAGGAAAAGGAACTCGGGATGAAAGATGAGACCCTCCAGCAGGGCCAGATTCTGCAGGAGAGGGTTGCTGCTGTCGAGCAGGATTCAGTCGCGCATCGGAAAGACGGGGCTCTAGATGAAAAAAGCAAGCCTGGAGAACAGCAGGGTGAGACTTCaggacagaaaggcagaggcTTGGACCAACAGGATGTGGCTGTAGAGCTGGACAAGGGTCCCGAACCCAAAGACAAAGACTTAGAGCGAGAGGACCAGGCCTCAGAACAAAAGGGCACAGACCTGCGAAAGACCCAAACCACTGAGCCAGAAGCTAGAGAGCAAAAGCACAGAGAGTTAGGAAAAATAGACAAGGTCGTAGAGCTGAAAGATAAGACCCCACAAGAGAAAGACAGAATATTAGAACAGAAAGgcaagactccagagcacatcaTCCCTGAaccaacacagacacagagagctcCTGAACAGAAAAGCGAGGCTAATAAAGAACAGAAGGATGAGGCCTCAGAAGAGAAAGGCAAGGTCTTAGAACAAAAAGACTGGGCCCTTGGGAAGCAGGGTGCTGCCCTGGACCAAGAGAGCAGGGTTGCTGAACAGAAAGATGGGACCCTAAAAGAAGACAAGGAGCAGAAGAGCTCTTTCCTGGAAGATAAAACCACAACACTGAAAGAGACAATCCTTGATCAGAAGACTCCAGAAAAGGCCAAGGCTGTGGAGCAGCAGGATGAAACTGCCCTGGAGAAGACCAGAGCTTTGGGGCTGGAAGAGAGCCCAGTACAGAGAGGCAAGGCTCAAGAGCAGGAGGAGAAATactggaaggaggaagaggaggaggaggaggatgtgggCCATAGATGGCGAGAAACATCTCCAGACAGAGAAGAGCCAGTTGGAGGACAGAAAGAGCCTGTTCCAGCCTGGGAGGGTAAGTCTCCTGAGCAAGAAGTCAGGTATTGGAGGGACAGAGAAATAAGCCTGCAGCAGGATGCATACTGGAGGGAGCTAAGCTGCGAGAGGAAGGTCTGGTTTCCTCACGAGCTAGATGGCCAAGGAGCCCGTCCACGGTACTCTGAGGAACGTGAAAGTACTTTTCTTGATGAGGGGGCAGAGGAACAAGAAGCAAGCTCATTGCAGCATACTCCCCGGAGTCCCTGGGCCTCAGATTTCAAGGATTTCCAGGAGCCCCTGCCCCAGAAGGGGCTGGAGGTGGAGCGCTGGCTTGCTGAGTCGCCAGTTGGCCTGCCACCAGATGAAGAGGACAAGCTGACTCGCTCCCCCTTTGAGATCAtctcccctccatcctctccaccTGAGATGACTGGACAGAGGGTTCCTCCAGCCCCAGGACAAGAAAGTCCTGTCCCAGACACTAAGCCTGCACCACCTCTGAGGAATGAACCTACCACCCCTTCCTGGCTAGCTGAGATCCCACCGTGGGTACCCAAGGATAGACCCCTGCCTCCTGCACCCctcactccagctccagctcccccGACACCTGCCCCAGAACCACACACCCCTGTGCCCTTCTCCTGGGGCACAGCCGAGTATGACAGTGTGGTGGCTGCGGTACAAGAGGGGGCAGCTGAGTTGGAAGGTGGGCCGTACTCCCCCCTGGGGAAGGACTATCGCAAagctgaaggggaaagggaaggggagggtggggctggggctcCTGACAGCGGCACCTTCGGTTCAAAAGTCCCAGAGGCTAGCAGCACTACCAGGGATACTGAGGAGACCGAACCGGAGCAGAGGGAGCCCACGCCCTACCCCGATGAGAGAAGTTTTCAGTATGCAGACATCTACGAGCAGATGATGCTTACTGGGCTGGGCCCTGCTTGCCCCACTAGGGAGCCGCCACTGGGGGCACCCGGGGATTGGCCCCCACGCCTCTCAACCAAGGAGGAGGCTGTTGGCCGCCATACGCCCTCAGAAAAGGAGCCTTCCTCTCCTGTCTCACCTAAACGCTTACAATATGACACTCCATCTTTCAGCTATGCAGCTCTGGCAGGACCCACTGTACCTCCCAGGCAAGAGCCAGCCCCCAACGTGGAGTCCAGCCTCACCCCTCCGGCAGTGCCCCCTCGTGCCCCTATCTCCCTCAGCAAAGACCCAAGCCCCCCTCTTAATGGAAGCACAGTGAGCTGTAGCCCAGACAGGAGGACCCCATCCCCAAAAGAACTGGGCCGGGGTCACTGGAATGACGGTACTAGTGACTCAGACCTGGAGAAGGGGGCTCGGGAACAGCCAGAGAAAGAAGCCCAGTCCCCAAGTCCCCAGTACCCCATGCCAGTGGGCCACCCCTCACTGTGGCCTGAAACTGAGGCACATACCAGCCTTTCCTCAGACTCACACCTAGGACCCGCCCGACCAAGCCTGGacttccctgcctcagcctttggcTTCTCCTCCTTGCAGCCTGCGCCCCCACAGCTGCCCTCACCGGCTGAACCCCGCTCGGCACCCTGTGGCTCCCTTGCCTTCTCTGGGGACCGAGCTCTGGCCCTGGTTCCAGGAACTCCAACCAGAACCCGACATGATGAGTACCTAGAAGTGAGCAAGGCACCCAGCCTGGATTCCTCACTCCCCCAACTCCCATCACCCAGCTCTCCTGGGGCCCCTCTCCTCTCCAATCTGCCACGACCTGCCTCACCAGCCCTGTCTGAAGGGTCATCTTCTGAGGCTACCACACCTGTCATTTCAAGCGTGGCTGAACGCTGCTTCCCTCCAGGTCTAGAGGCTGCTGAACAGGGGTCTGGAGAATTGGGCCCAGGAATGGCGCCAGCTGCCCACAGCCTCTGGGACCTCACTCCTCTGAGCCCAGCACCGGTAGCTTCACTGGACTTGGCTCCAGCTCCAAGCCTGCCTGGAGACAAGGATGACACTATCGTGCCCTACCACCTGGAGTGCTCAGGGGAACTCACCAAGAAGCCAAGCCCCTTCGATAGCCCCTCTGGAGATCGCGCTGCCAATGGCCCAGGAGAAACCAGCCCCAAGCCACCAGGGCTTGCCACAGCCaaggcagaaaaagaagaggCCGTGGCCCGTCCTGCTTGGGAACGAGGGTCCTGGCCCGAGGGAGCTGAGAGGAGCTCCCGACCGGATACACTTTTCTCATCTGAACAGCCGCTGCATCTTGGGAAGAGCTCCGGGGGTCCACCCTGCAGCCTTTCTCCTGAAGTTGAGTCTGGACCTCAGGGATGTGCTACAGAGCCCCGCCCCCGCTGTGGAGAGCTTTCTCCGTCATTCCTGAACCCACCTCTACCCCCAACCACAGATGACAGTGACCTTTCAACTGAAGAAGCTCGGCTGGTAGGAAAAGGAGGGCGGCGCCGGGCAGGGAGGCCAGGGCCCACAGGGGGCCCATGCCCTATGGCTGACGAGACACCCCCTACATCAGGCAGTGACTCAGGCTCCTCACAGTCAGATTCTGATGTCCCACCAGAGACTGAGGAGTGCCCATCCATTACGGCTGAAGCAGCCCTCGACTCAGATGAAGATGGGGACTTCCTGCCTGTAGACAAAGCTGGGGGAATTAGTGGAACTCACCACCCCAGACCTGGCCACGACCCACCCCCAGCCCCCCAACCAGACCCCCGCCCATCCCCTCCCCGACCGGATGTGTGCATGGCTGACCCGGAAGGGCTCAGCTCAGAGTCTGGGAGGGTTGAGAGACTACGCGAAAAGGGGCAGGGGCGACTAGGGCGGAGGGCCCCGGGCCGGGCCAAGCCTGCCTCTCCTGCTCGGCGTCTGGATGTCCGGGGAAAACGGTCGCCTACCCCCGGCAAAGGGCCTGTAGATCGAACAGCCCGGGCCCTACCCCGACCTCGCAGCACTCCAAGTCAGGTCACCTCAGCCGAAGAAAAGGATGGACACAGCCCCATGTCCAGAGGCTTAGTCAATGGACTCAAGGCAGGATCCA CAGCCTCAGGCTCCAAAGGTGGTTCCGGCCCTCCCGTGTACGTAGATCTTGCCTACATCCCGAATCACTGCAGCGGCAAGACTGCTGATCTGGGATTCTTCCGCCGAGTGCGTGCATCCTACTATGTGGTCAGTGGGAATGACCCCGCCAATGGCGAGCCAAGTCGGGCCGTGCTGGATGCCCTGCTGGAAGGCAAGGCCCAGTGGGGGGAGAACCTTCAG GTGACTCTGATTCCCACTCATGACACGGAGGTGACTCGTGAGTGGTACCAGCAGACACATGAGCAACAGCAGCAACTGAACGTCCTGGTCCTGGCGAGCAGCAGCACTGTGGTGATGCAGGACGAGTCCTTTCCAGCCTGCAAGATTGAGTTCTGA